One window from the genome of [Clostridium] celerecrescens 18A encodes:
- a CDS encoding helix-turn-helix transcriptional regulator, which translates to MKKNVDKQKKYYFSGRLKRQLNQISHHSLTIVEAPSGFGKTTAVREYLKENLSHNACEYWYTCLGESVSVAWLGICELFSNVNVKVADDLKNLKMPTMDTLFYMTSYLRDFSCQTETYLVVDNYQLVNCDIPRELISVFSMHGNPKLHMIFITQQLEAKQQISIHNNNIHTINASAFLFDREDTVRLFRMEGIRLTDDELKKILMSTEGWVSAIRLQIKNFLEIGFFDLTTTDIGQLVEKAIWNRLTPEEKAFFLLVSVLDSFTIRQAAIMLNQEILPEKIDELLKNNDFIRYLPDKCMYSMHSILQDYLRDRFYNQMPADYQNQTFRKAGVSCTAILQYYSAAEFFYKIKDFDAILSLPFSREYLYKHKGKNLSVFIITIVNECPEEILCKYPLTMIVFGYYTILDGQTETYRKLCSLLRIAVRCDSDFDRESLRKIRGEYTLLVTLGEFNDISKVNKGHETALKILGKPSIMIKSDIPMLFATTSVLNMFWRESGELENELQQIDIGAHLYHKIGQGHGIGYNTVMRAEALLMRGEDNEAEILCHKALYEARSYYQTDMCICAELVLARIAILRGEVKGYFTAIKNMQDYAKADSNLYVLHMVEYCMSIIGLLLGIKYYVAPWLYDMESIKNVLYAPVIPHAQILYLNLLLMENRYPEFYGISQLIPDKSKNANENIKYMMPQVYYLKFLAIAKYNNGDRFAAQEYLKQALSIAMPDKIYLPFAQEAGQLNSLLDSLRNSVSDKDGINAIIKLGRRQERGMKIIKKAINSDKSPLTPREREIAQLARDRLSAREIAGKLYISETTVRTILRSVYSKLDIHSRTELVTKQF; encoded by the coding sequence GAAAAAAAATGTGGACAAACAAAAAAAGTATTATTTTTCGGGCAGGCTCAAAAGGCAGCTTAATCAAATATCACATCACTCCTTAACGATCGTGGAAGCACCTTCCGGTTTTGGAAAGACTACGGCCGTCAGAGAGTATTTGAAAGAGAACCTATCCCATAATGCCTGTGAATATTGGTATACCTGTTTGGGCGAGTCTGTTTCTGTGGCCTGGTTGGGAATCTGTGAGTTGTTCTCCAATGTAAATGTAAAAGTAGCTGATGACCTAAAAAACCTGAAGATGCCCACTATGGATACATTATTTTATATGACATCATATCTCAGAGATTTTAGCTGCCAAACGGAAACCTATTTAGTAGTGGATAACTACCAGCTTGTTAATTGCGATATTCCTCGTGAGTTAATAAGTGTTTTTTCCATGCATGGAAATCCCAAGCTACATATGATATTCATTACTCAACAATTGGAAGCTAAGCAGCAAATTTCAATTCATAATAATAATATACATACCATTAATGCATCTGCTTTCTTATTTGATAGGGAGGATACCGTCAGATTGTTTCGAATGGAAGGTATCCGTCTCACCGATGATGAGTTGAAAAAAATATTAATGAGCACTGAAGGCTGGGTATCCGCCATTCGTCTGCAAATCAAAAACTTTTTAGAAATAGGTTTTTTTGATCTTACCACCACTGATATTGGGCAGCTTGTGGAAAAAGCCATTTGGAATAGGCTTACGCCGGAAGAGAAAGCTTTTTTTTTATTAGTTTCGGTTCTGGACAGTTTTACGATACGTCAGGCGGCTATTATGTTGAATCAGGAGATCCTGCCTGAAAAAATTGATGAACTTCTCAAGAACAACGACTTCATAAGATACCTACCAGATAAGTGTATGTACAGCATGCACAGCATTCTCCAAGATTATCTCCGAGATCGGTTTTATAATCAGATGCCTGCGGATTATCAAAATCAAACATTTCGTAAAGCTGGAGTATCCTGTACCGCCATATTACAGTACTATTCAGCTGCCGAGTTTTTTTATAAAATCAAAGATTTTGACGCTATTCTATCTTTACCTTTTAGCCGTGAATACTTATATAAACATAAAGGAAAGAATCTATCGGTTTTTATAATCACGATAGTCAATGAATGCCCGGAAGAGATATTATGTAAATATCCTCTTACCATGATTGTCTTCGGATACTATACAATTTTAGACGGACAGACTGAAACTTACCGAAAGTTGTGCAGTCTGCTTCGCATAGCAGTTCGATGCGATTCGGATTTCGATCGGGAGTCATTACGGAAAATAAGAGGCGAATACACCCTCCTAGTAACTCTGGGAGAATTCAATGATATTTCCAAAGTGAACAAGGGCCATGAGACAGCTCTGAAAATTTTGGGTAAACCATCTATAATGATTAAGTCTGATATTCCAATGCTATTTGCTACTACCTCTGTTCTAAATATGTTCTGGAGAGAATCCGGTGAACTAGAAAATGAGCTGCAGCAAATAGACATAGGCGCTCACTTATATCACAAGATAGGCCAAGGACATGGAATCGGCTACAACACCGTCATGCGTGCAGAGGCTTTGCTCATGCGTGGCGAGGATAACGAAGCTGAAATTCTGTGTCATAAGGCCCTCTATGAAGCTCGCAGTTATTATCAGACTGATATGTGCATCTGTGCAGAATTAGTTCTTGCCCGCATTGCTATCCTACGTGGAGAGGTGAAAGGTTATTTTACCGCAATAAAAAATATGCAAGATTATGCTAAGGCAGATTCCAATTTATATGTTCTACATATGGTAGAATACTGCATGTCGATCATAGGTCTTTTATTGGGTATTAAATATTATGTTGCACCATGGCTTTATGATATGGAGAGTATAAAAAACGTGTTGTATGCACCTGTTATACCGCACGCACAAATACTTTACCTAAATCTTTTGCTTATGGAAAATAGGTATCCTGAGTTTTATGGTATTTCCCAGCTTATTCCAGACAAATCAAAAAACGCAAATGAAAACATTAAATATATGATGCCACAAGTATATTATCTAAAGTTTCTTGCTATAGCAAAATATAATAACGGAGATCGATTCGCAGCTCAAGAATATCTTAAGCAAGCTCTTTCTATTGCGATGCCCGATAAGATTTATCTTCCGTTTGCTCAAGAAGCGGGTCAATTGAATTCTCTTTTAGATTCCTTAAGGAACTCAGTATCCGATAAAGATGGTATAAATGCTATAATAAAACTTGGTAGACGACAAGAAAGGGGAATGAAAATCATTAAAAAGGCTATAAACTCAGATAAATCTCCGCTGACACCAAGAGAAAGAGAGATCGCCCAGCTTGCAAGGGATAGATTAAGCGCAAGGGAGATAGCTGGCAAGCTGTATATATCCGAAACAACTGTCAGAACAATCCTTAGAAGTGTATACAGCAAACTTGACATTCATTCAAGAACTGAGTTAGTTACTAAACAATTCTGA
- a CDS encoding CheR family methyltransferase, whose amino-acid sequence MVSITEKEFKQFAQYVKTNYGINLSEEKQTLVSGRLNSVLLSKNFKSLTEYLNYVESDKTGQAVVTLIDKIATNHTFFMREADHFEYFRDKILPYLTRIVKDKDLRIWSAACSSGEEPYTLAMIIDEFFGKEKMLWDAKILATDISNNVLETAKKGVYSKDRISALPASWRLNYFKEIDAENTILTDNIRNEVIYRKLNLMDSVFPFRQKFHIIFCRNVMIYFDNKTKNELVEKLYDKTEYGGYLFIGHSESLNHDFARYKYIMPAVYRKE is encoded by the coding sequence ATGGTTAGCATTACAGAAAAAGAGTTTAAGCAATTTGCCCAATACGTTAAAACCAACTATGGTATCAATTTGAGTGAGGAAAAGCAGACACTGGTGTCCGGAAGGCTTAACAGTGTGCTTCTAAGCAAGAATTTTAAAAGTTTAACCGAGTATTTGAACTATGTTGAATCTGACAAGACAGGGCAGGCGGTTGTTACACTCATTGACAAAATCGCCACCAATCACACCTTCTTCATGCGGGAGGCAGATCATTTTGAATATTTCAGAGATAAAATACTCCCATATCTTACGAGAATTGTTAAGGACAAGGATTTGCGGATTTGGAGTGCAGCATGCTCCTCGGGGGAAGAACCTTATACCCTGGCGATGATTATTGATGAATTTTTCGGCAAGGAAAAAATGTTGTGGGATGCAAAAATATTAGCCACTGATATCTCCAATAATGTTCTTGAAACTGCAAAAAAAGGTGTGTACAGCAAAGATAGAATTTCGGCTTTGCCGGCGTCTTGGAGGTTGAATTATTTTAAAGAGATTGACGCTGAAAATACCATCTTGACTGATAATATCAGGAATGAAGTGATATATCGAAAGCTTAATTTGATGGATTCTGTATTCCCGTTTAGACAGAAGTTCCATATAATCTTTTGCAGGAATGTAATGATTTATTTCGATAATAAGACGAAAAATGAATTGGTTGAAAAGCTGTATGACAAGACTGAATATGGTGGTTACTTGTTTATAGGGCATTCCGAGTCATTAAATCATGATTTCGCCCGGTATAAATACATTATGCCAGCCGTCTACAGAAAGGAGTAG
- a CDS encoding protein-glutamate methylesterase/protein-glutamine glutaminase produces the protein MENRKKIRVLIVDDSMMSREVIRRGISSDPLIEVVALAGDPFEARDKILKFHPDVITCDVEMPRMNGIEFVRRLLPQYFVPIVMVTTVSDAVFEAMEAGAIDFVAKPDIQSPKGVEEFICDLVKRIKTASTVKNALPEKENVTLKVPGNMILGVDNIIAIGASTGGTEAIYSILRSLPPTIPGIVIAQHIPPVFSKMFAERLDTQTSLKVKEAETGDYVDQGTVLIAPGDRHMRIKRVGRRYQVECFYGDKVNGHCPSVDVLFESVAKEASGSAVGILLTGMGHDGAKGLLAMRCKGYRTIGQDEASSIVYGMPKVAFDIGAVEIQAALGCIPQVLLNLIS, from the coding sequence ATGGAGAACCGGAAAAAGATTAGGGTATTGATAGTTGATGATAGCATGATGTCTCGTGAAGTTATAAGAAGAGGGATTTCATCTGACCCATTGATTGAAGTCGTGGCTTTAGCAGGAGACCCATTTGAGGCTAGAGATAAAATTCTTAAGTTCCATCCTGATGTGATCACCTGTGATGTAGAAATGCCCAGGATGAATGGAATTGAATTTGTGCGCAGGCTGTTACCCCAATACTTTGTTCCTATTGTTATGGTCACAACAGTCAGTGATGCAGTTTTTGAGGCAATGGAAGCGGGAGCAATCGATTTTGTTGCAAAACCTGATATTCAATCGCCAAAAGGGGTCGAAGAATTCATCTGTGATTTGGTTAAGAGAATAAAGACTGCTTCAACTGTCAAGAATGCATTGCCCGAAAAGGAAAATGTTACATTAAAAGTGCCAGGTAATATGATACTTGGTGTTGACAATATTATTGCCATTGGTGCCTCCACCGGGGGCACAGAAGCTATATATAGTATACTCCGTTCCCTACCCCCTACTATTCCTGGAATTGTGATTGCACAGCATATTCCGCCAGTTTTTTCAAAGATGTTCGCTGAAAGATTGGACACCCAAACCTCTTTGAAGGTCAAAGAGGCTGAGACCGGGGATTATGTAGATCAGGGTACGGTGCTCATTGCCCCGGGAGACAGGCACATGAGGATTAAAAGAGTCGGAAGAAGATATCAGGTAGAGTGCTTTTACGGGGACAAAGTCAACGGACATTGCCCCTCAGTGGACGTCCTGTTCGAGTCGGTAGCGAAAGAAGCGAGCGGAAGTGCCGTAGGGATTTTACTGACAGGGATGGGACATGATGGAGCAAAAGGACTTTTAGCCATGCGTTGCAAAGGCTACAGAACCATCGGTCAGGACGAAGCGTCGTCAATTGTGTACGGAATGCCAAAGGTAGCCTTTGATATAGGGGCTGTGGAAATACAGGCTGCATTGGGCTGCATACCCCAAGTGTTGCTTAATTTGATCAGTTAG
- a CDS encoding tRNA threonylcarbamoyladenosine dehydratase, translating into MLNQFSRTQLLLGEDAMEKLLSAKVAVFGIGGVGGYVVEALVRSGVRSFVLVDDDKVCLTNLNRQIIATRKTVGKYKVEVMKDRILEINPDAEVEMHQCFYLPENADDFDFKNYDYVVDAVDTVTAKLELIMRAKEAGVPVISCMGAGNKLDPTKFQVADIYKTTMCPLAKVMRRELKKRGVKKLKVVFSTEKPTRPLEDMSISCRTNCICPPGAKHKCTERRDIPGSVAFVPSVAGLIIAGEVIKDLSLNGKMGR; encoded by the coding sequence TTGTTAAACCAGTTTTCAAGAACCCAGTTGTTATTGGGTGAAGATGCCATGGAAAAATTGCTGAGTGCAAAGGTTGCTGTTTTTGGTATCGGCGGCGTAGGCGGATATGTGGTAGAAGCCTTGGTAAGAAGCGGAGTCCGTTCCTTTGTACTAGTTGATGATGATAAGGTTTGTCTTACTAATTTAAACAGGCAGATCATAGCCACCAGAAAAACGGTAGGCAAATATAAAGTTGAAGTAATGAAGGACAGAATATTGGAAATCAATCCGGATGCCGAAGTGGAAATGCACCAGTGCTTCTACTTGCCGGAAAATGCGGATGATTTTGATTTTAAAAATTATGATTATGTAGTGGATGCAGTTGATACTGTAACTGCAAAGCTTGAACTGATCATGCGGGCAAAAGAGGCAGGCGTTCCGGTCATCAGCTGTATGGGCGCAGGCAATAAACTGGACCCTACAAAATTTCAGGTTGCGGACATTTATAAAACCACCATGTGTCCCCTGGCAAAGGTCATGCGCAGAGAGCTTAAGAAAAGGGGTGTAAAGAAGCTTAAGGTTGTTTTTTCCACAGAAAAGCCAACAAGGCCTCTGGAGGATATGTCCATCAGCTGCAGGACAAACTGTATCTGCCCGCCTGGAGCCAAACATAAGTGCACGGAACGGAGAGATATTCCCGGAAGCGTGGCCTTTGTTCCTTCTGTAGCAGGGCTTATCATAGCCGGAGAAGTCATCAAGGATCTGTCTCTAAATGGAAAGATGGGGAGGTAA
- a CDS encoding CAP domain-containing protein, giving the protein MRKLTALGMITLTLTSMIPLTANAAVARPYSQCNNGRNVVTVSRNCNLDDLKSRLQQLGVDGSNCDWSKLINNSNSGKNCNNGNTGNTGNNGNTGNTGNNGNTGNNGNTGNNGNTGNNGNTGNNGNTGNTNNNGNTGTTPDDSTDTSTNKSYTQQVVDLVNAERAKEGLAPLTIDPNVEKAATVRANEIQSNFDHTRPNGSSFSSALKEQGVNYRGAGENIAWGQKTPQDVVNAWMNSAGHRANIMNKSYTHIGVGNTQNNSGTQYWVQLFTY; this is encoded by the coding sequence TTGAGAAAACTAACGGCACTTGGAATGATTACACTTACTTTAACGAGTATGATACCATTGACTGCAAATGCGGCAGTGGCAAGACCTTACAGCCAATGCAACAATGGAAGGAATGTAGTAACAGTGAGCAGAAACTGTAATTTAGATGATTTAAAATCTAGATTGCAGCAATTAGGAGTTGATGGAAGTAACTGCGATTGGTCTAAGCTCATCAATAACAGTAATTCAGGCAAGAATTGTAATAATGGTAACACTGGTAATACTGGCAATAACGGTAATACCGGAAATACTGGAAATAATGGCAATACCGGAAATAATGGCAATACCGGAAATAATGGCAATACCGGAAATAATGGCAATACCGGTAACAATGGTAATACTGGTAACACCAACAATAATGGAAATACCGGTACTACTCCAGATGACTCAACGGACACTTCTACCAATAAGTCCTATACCCAGCAGGTAGTAGACCTTGTAAATGCTGAAAGAGCAAAAGAAGGACTGGCTCCTCTTACCATTGATCCTAATGTTGAGAAGGCAGCAACCGTAAGAGCCAATGAAATACAGTCAAATTTTGATCATACACGGCCAAACGGCAGTTCATTCTCAAGTGCTTTAAAAGAGCAGGGTGTGAATTACCGCGGCGCAGGCGAGAATATCGCATGGGGACAGAAAACTCCTCAGGATGTTGTAAATGCTTGGATGAACAGTGCGGGTCACCGTGCAAACATCATGAATAAGAGCTATACACATATCGGTGTAGGCAATACTCAGAATAACTCAGGAACTCAGTACTGGGTGCAGTTATTTACATATTAG
- a CDS encoding rhodanese-like domain-containing protein: protein MFDGNMAHEHDLSLEQMKKMGPEEYVLVDVRDQTAYNHGFIPGAINIEKEALLNGEPSLPRDRKIILYCLKGIISEEAAEHLAKQGYEAYNLRGGYGEWLLRVMEKEDTGKERLEEIEKSIRKKFHKELFSRFAKAVNEYELVKENDRVAVCISGGKDSMLMAKLFQELRRHNKFPFELVFLVMDPGYNETNRQVIENNAKLLNIPITVFETQIFDAVYDVQKSPCYLCARMRRGYLYSKAKELGCNKIALGHHYDDVIETILMGMMYGAQIQTMMPKLHSTNFEGMELIRPMYLIREDDIKGWRDYNDLHFIQCACRFTDTCTTCRTDGSTGSKRMEIKDLIRQLKKVNPYIESNIFKSVENVNLNTIIAYKENGNVHHFLDGYDLDT, encoded by the coding sequence ATGTTTGACGGCAATATGGCTCATGAACACGATCTTTCATTGGAACAAATGAAGAAAATGGGCCCGGAGGAATATGTGCTTGTAGACGTCAGGGATCAGACGGCATACAACCATGGATTTATACCAGGGGCTATCAATATTGAAAAAGAAGCATTGTTAAACGGGGAGCCTTCCCTTCCCAGGGACAGGAAGATCATATTATATTGTTTAAAAGGGATCATCAGTGAAGAGGCTGCAGAGCATCTGGCAAAACAGGGATATGAAGCGTATAATCTTCGCGGCGGCTATGGAGAATGGCTGCTTCGGGTCATGGAAAAGGAAGATACGGGAAAAGAACGCCTGGAAGAAATAGAAAAGAGCATCCGGAAGAAATTTCATAAGGAACTGTTCAGTAGATTTGCCAAGGCCGTTAATGAGTATGAGCTGGTAAAGGAAAACGACAGGGTTGCTGTCTGTATTTCAGGTGGTAAGGATTCCATGCTCATGGCAAAGCTGTTTCAGGAATTAAGGCGGCACAATAAGTTTCCCTTTGAGCTGGTCTTTCTTGTCATGGACCCAGGCTACAACGAAACCAACCGACAGGTAATTGAAAATAATGCAAAGCTTTTGAATATTCCCATCACTGTATTTGAAACCCAGATTTTTGATGCGGTTTATGATGTGCAGAAATCCCCGTGTTATCTGTGTGCCAGAATGAGGCGGGGTTATTTGTACAGCAAGGCAAAGGAACTGGGCTGTAATAAGATTGCACTGGGACATCATTACGATGATGTTATTGAAACAATTTTGATGGGCATGATGTACGGAGCACAGATACAGACCATGATGCCCAAGCTGCACAGTACGAATTTTGAAGGAATGGAACTCATCCGCCCTATGTATCTCATACGGGAGGATGACATTAAGGGTTGGAGAGATTACAATGATCTGCACTTCATTCAATGTGCATGCCGGTTTACGGATACCTGCACGACCTGCAGGACCGATGGCAGCACCGGATCAAAGAGAATGGAGATAAAGGATTTAATCAGGCAGTTAAAGAAAGTCAACCCGTATATTGAAAGTAATATTTTTAAGAGCGTGGAAAATGTAAATTTAAACACCATCATTGCATACAAGGAAAATGGAAATGTACATCACTTCCTTGACGGTTATGATTTGGACACATAA
- a CDS encoding chemotaxis protein CheW, producing the protein MAQIDVLELMEQEDTQKGKFLTFSMGSEMYGIEIQYVIEIIGIQAITEVPELPEYIKGIINLRGKIIPVMDVRLRFYKPFMEYNDRTCIIVIDIDDTYIGLIVDSVSEVLSIPEGEIVDPPEVNKTGNRYIKGIGKVDNEMKLILDCYRLLNDRDKEKLDNSLLD; encoded by the coding sequence ATGGCACAGATAGATGTTCTAGAATTAATGGAGCAAGAAGATACTCAGAAAGGTAAGTTTCTCACCTTTTCCATGGGAAGCGAGATGTATGGGATCGAAATCCAATATGTCATTGAGATTATTGGTATTCAGGCTATTACTGAAGTGCCGGAACTACCGGAGTATATTAAGGGAATTATTAATTTGAGGGGAAAAATTATACCTGTTATGGATGTAAGACTTAGATTTTATAAGCCTTTTATGGAGTATAACGATAGGACCTGCATTATAGTAATTGATATCGATGACACCTATATTGGACTAATCGTCGACAGCGTTTCAGAAGTGCTTTCGATACCGGAGGGTGAGATTGTCGATCCACCAGAGGTTAATAAAACCGGCAACAGGTACATAAAAGGCATAGGTAAGGTTGATAACGAAATGAAGCTAATCCTTGACTGTTATAGATTACTTAATGATAGAGATAAAGAAAAATTAGACAATTCTCTATTGGATTGA
- a CDS encoding methyl-accepting chemotaxis protein → MNWFYNLKVSVKMLIGFIVVAFIAGMIGVVGIINISNITNKCEDMYARHAVNLSQLITIAERYQMTRSDLKDLIILTDDESMNKTVEKLNDDYEVLTEYLKEFEKLIKDSRIIEKYDYLINLLTNDFVAYKDQMIQLTQSNQNDQAYIIMTSEGAEINNKVAGAMEELIRLKIEMVKDASEDNTALSKTSTVTMIILIIFGVIISVILGIFISGSISRPVKKLAEAADKLAQGDVNVNVEATTRDEIGYLMESFSHMIENIRGQAFTAEKIAAGDLTVDVTIKSENDLLGKKLYELVEKNNEVLASISAASEQVASGAKQISDSSMALSQGATEQASSIEQLTASIEEISAQTKNNAEHANDANGLASTARVNAERGNEQMKEMLKAMHDINDSSANIAKIIKVIDEIAFQTNLLALNAAVEAARAGQHGKGFAVVAEEVRNLAARSANAAKETTDMIENSIRKAEGGTQIANETANALAEIVEVVERVASLVNGIAVSSNEQATGIAQINQGVMQISQVVQTNSATSEESAASSEELASQAELLKEQVGRFKLKKENRPLSYRGLEDINPEVLRMLDTMNKNKKFNEDGGTEAVAGSRKIALSDSEFGKY, encoded by the coding sequence ATGAATTGGTTTTATAATTTAAAGGTATCTGTAAAGATGTTAATAGGCTTTATTGTAGTAGCTTTTATCGCAGGCATGATAGGCGTAGTTGGCATAATTAACATAAGTAATATAACCAACAAGTGCGAAGACATGTATGCAAGGCATGCTGTAAACCTTAGTCAATTGATTACAATCGCTGAGAGGTACCAGATGACGAGGTCCGATTTAAAAGATCTGATTATACTTACAGATGATGAATCAATGAATAAAACGGTTGAAAAATTAAACGACGATTATGAAGTTTTAACTGAATACTTAAAGGAATTTGAAAAACTAATTAAAGACTCAAGAATTATAGAGAAGTATGACTATCTGATTAATTTGTTAACTAATGATTTCGTTGCATATAAGGACCAAATGATACAGTTAACTCAATCAAACCAAAATGATCAGGCATATATTATAATGACTTCTGAGGGAGCTGAAATAAATAATAAGGTTGCAGGAGCTATGGAAGAATTAATTAGATTAAAAATAGAAATGGTGAAGGATGCATCAGAAGACAATACAGCTTTATCAAAAACATCTACAGTTACAATGATTATATTAATAATTTTTGGTGTGATCATTTCAGTCATACTCGGTATCTTTATTTCCGGTAGCATAAGCAGACCTGTTAAGAAACTGGCTGAAGCAGCTGATAAACTTGCTCAGGGTGATGTAAATGTAAATGTTGAAGCGACTACCAGAGATGAAATCGGTTATCTTATGGAATCATTTAGCCATATGATAGAAAATATTCGAGGTCAGGCTTTTACTGCTGAGAAAATAGCTGCCGGAGACCTGACTGTTGACGTCACTATAAAATCAGAAAATGATCTGCTTGGTAAAAAGCTTTATGAGCTGGTTGAAAAAAATAATGAAGTGTTAGCTAGCATTAGTGCCGCATCAGAACAGGTAGCATCAGGCGCTAAGCAGATTTCTGACTCCAGTATGGCTCTTTCCCAAGGCGCAACAGAGCAAGCCAGTTCTATTGAACAACTTACTGCTTCGATAGAAGAAATATCGGCTCAAACAAAAAATAATGCCGAACATGCAAATGATGCGAATGGTTTGGCTTCAACTGCGAGGGTAAATGCGGAACGAGGCAATGAGCAAATGAAGGAGATGCTCAAGGCAATGCATGATATCAATGATTCTTCTGCCAATATCGCCAAGATTATCAAGGTCATTGATGAAATCGCATTCCAGACCAACCTATTGGCTCTCAATGCCGCAGTAGAAGCAGCAAGGGCAGGACAGCACGGGAAAGGCTTTGCAGTCGTTGCAGAAGAAGTGAGAAACCTGGCGGCGCGCTCAGCGAATGCAGCGAAAGAAACCACCGATATGATCGAGAATTCCATAAGGAAAGCGGAAGGTGGAACCCAAATTGCAAATGAAACGGCTAATGCACTCGCCGAGATTGTAGAAGTTGTTGAGAGAGTTGCAAGTTTGGTTAATGGCATTGCTGTGTCTTCCAATGAACAAGCGACAGGTATTGCACAGATCAACCAAGGAGTGATGCAGATATCGCAAGTAGTTCAGACCAACTCGGCAACTTCTGAGGAAAGTGCGGCTTCCAGTGAGGAATTGGCTAGTCAGGCGGAACTCCTGAAAGAGCAGGTGGGCAGATTTAAACTGAAAAAAGAGAACCGGCCTTTATCCTATAGGGGTTTGGAGGACATTAATCCTGAGGTTTTACGGATGCTTGACACCATGAATAAAAATAAAAAGTTCAATGAAGATGGGGGTACAGAGGCAGTCGCCGGTTCTAGGAAAATAGCATTAAGTGATAGTGAATTCGGAAAGTATTGA
- a CDS encoding excisionase has product MIFIDKTKEIPIWQKSNLTVEEAAVYSGKGVNKIRQLSDNEDCKFVLWVGSKRLIKRRLFDTYIERQYSI; this is encoded by the coding sequence GTGATTTTTATAGACAAAACTAAGGAAATACCAATTTGGCAAAAATCTAATTTAACAGTAGAAGAAGCTGCTGTCTATTCCGGGAAGGGAGTTAACAAGATACGTCAATTATCTGACAATGAGGATTGTAAGTTTGTATTATGGGTAGGAAGTAAGCGGTTAATTAAAAGAAGACTATTTGATACGTATATCGAAAGACAATATTCTATATAA
- a CDS encoding RrF2 family transcriptional regulator, with translation MKISTKGRYAVRLMIDLAEHNHGEYIPLMDIAKRQEISEKYLESIVSVLSKSNLLISLRGKGGGYKLAKNPEDYTVGSILRLTEGSLAPVSCLEGEVNDCTRACHCRTLPMWEGFNKLINDYFDGITIADLVSSSDYSNDYII, from the coding sequence ATGAAGATTTCAACAAAAGGCCGCTATGCGGTAAGACTCATGATAGATCTGGCTGAGCACAATCATGGAGAATATATTCCTCTCATGGATATTGCAAAGAGGCAGGAGATATCGGAAAAATACTTAGAATCCATTGTTTCGGTTCTGAGTAAAAGCAATCTGCTCATTTCCCTGAGGGGAAAGGGGGGCGGTTATAAACTGGCGAAAAACCCGGAGGATTATACTGTGGGCAGTATATTAAGGCTTACGGAAGGATCTCTTGCTCCGGTTTCCTGCCTGGAAGGAGAGGTAAATGACTGCACAAGGGCCTGTCATTGCCGGACACTACCCATGTGGGAGGGGTTCAATAAACTGATTAATGACTACTTTGACGGAATAACCATAGCTGATCTGGTTTCCAGCAGCGATTATTCAAACGATTACATTATATAA
- a CDS encoding integrase DNA-binding domain-containing protein, with protein MKRRVLKEGESFRSDERYQYRFNLGDGKCTLYMLIHYRSCARKKGQYKERGIMGCMKRQLILSI; from the coding sequence ATTAAAAGAAGAGTATTAAAAGAAGGTGAAAGCTTCAGGAGTGATGAGAGGTATCAATATCGCTTTAATCTTGGAGATGGGAAATGCACGTTATATATGCTAATACACTATCGGAGTTGCGCGAGAAAGAAGGGGCAATACAAAGAAAGGGGAATAATGGGGTGCATGAAACGTCAACTTATATTAAGCATTTAG